One genomic segment of Gossypium arboreum isolate Shixiya-1 chromosome 3, ASM2569848v2, whole genome shotgun sequence includes these proteins:
- the LOC108463339 gene encoding uncharacterized protein LOC108463339, producing MSALFNFHSFLTVVLLGICTCTYLKMQFPAILEQRTGFRGFFWKAARIGERLSPWVAVGCFTMGVSIIFF from the exons ATG TCGGCACTCTTCAATTTCCATTCATTCTTAACGGTAGTGCTATTGGGAATCTGCACCTGCACTTACTTGAAGATGCAATTTCCAGCTATCCTTGAACAGAGAACTGG GTTCCGTGGTTTCTTTTGGAAGGCAGCCAGAATAG GTGAACGGTTAAGTCCCTGGGTGGCCGTAGGATGCTTCACAATGGGTGTCTCAATAATATTTTTCTGA
- the LOC108463327 gene encoding uncharacterized protein LOC108463327 → MGCNCKKIDVVDGTRSRSFRYEDYNNRRAFLRSYPLQWGEDEDEQERVTATKESSTRKKPIKKFMLSVYHWSGEKVVVLRRFKDKLAVYVVACLPICFKSPLLP, encoded by the coding sequence ATGGGTTGCAATTGCAAAAAGATCGATGTAGTAGACGGGACGAGAAGTAGAAGCTTTCGCTACGAAGATTACAATAATCGAAGAGCGTTTCTGCGGAGCTATCCTCTTCAATGGGGTGAAGACGAAGATGAACAAGAAAGAGTGACGGCAACCAAAGAAAGCAGTACTAGGAAAAAGCCTATAAAGAAGTTCATGCTATCTGTATATCATTGGAGTGGGGAAAAGGTTGTGGTTTTGAGGAGATTCAAGGATAAGCTTGCTGTTTATGTTGTTGCCTGTCTTCCAATCTGCTTTAAGTCACCTCTGTTGCCCTAA